The following are encoded together in the Actinoplanes sp. N902-109 genome:
- a CDS encoding GDSL-type esterase/lipase family protein yields MTGTDQGAGRRTAVFAGALLLLLYVARSGSSSLTIQACFTLFVIAATLWIRGQYLDSLDDELWLIPRRTGIALLVVAVALVASYLVWHRAGTAITGILILYFLAGTMITAVRQGVVSEDGRVVLALALLGAGAVLGLTGILVLGGGAGTAWVILELALLGLGFLVLLPIGLTVMSEVAIRRLCAGGPRRRLVVGLAGLTLYLLAAVVMWALTRSPWLLGALIVLSLLVVAMTSMTQADIAFVMSVIALLGVTPLPADLPAQAQPQRDGQRLLVALGDSYMSGEGASIYYRGTDEGGGNQCRRSPTAWSVMAGQQRPFGRVEFLACSGARTVNVQTTTLPVRPGAPAPAPQTGESGTQLDRYLADYGAGYTPSLVVAGIGGNDAGFSTVGLMCLAPGNCDDQSRLWTDALSQVQAALRDTYRQLDQLFPRTPVVVVPYPDPIDLAGRCDDVSLTPRERLFLHQFVTGGLNRIIAQTANEFGFYYLGGMQSALADAHLQLCDPRNEGRPGLNFIGIRSVRGVAEQRFNPKNWSHSSLHPNERGHAAMLRAFETWLPQELSTLRPRLTAFPAADAVTQAAVAPVDPPCDVLDTSPAGCRPRGMQWAKRQIRAMVLTEGWLGVIALAGIWFAAVGFFGDRRQHHANRSG; encoded by the coding sequence GTGACCGGTACGGATCAGGGTGCGGGCCGCCGCACCGCGGTGTTCGCCGGAGCGCTGTTGCTGCTGCTCTACGTCGCCCGGTCGGGCTCGTCGTCGCTGACCATCCAGGCCTGTTTCACGTTGTTCGTGATCGCGGCGACCCTGTGGATCCGCGGGCAGTACCTCGACAGCCTCGATGACGAACTGTGGCTGATCCCCCGGCGCACCGGCATCGCCCTGCTCGTCGTGGCGGTCGCGCTGGTGGCGTCCTACCTGGTCTGGCATCGGGCGGGCACCGCGATCACCGGCATCCTGATCCTGTACTTCCTGGCCGGCACCATGATCACCGCCGTGCGGCAGGGAGTGGTGTCCGAGGACGGCCGGGTCGTGCTGGCGCTGGCCCTGCTCGGCGCGGGCGCGGTGCTCGGGCTGACCGGCATCCTCGTGCTCGGCGGCGGCGCCGGGACAGCCTGGGTGATCCTCGAGCTCGCGCTGCTCGGCCTGGGGTTCCTCGTGCTGCTCCCGATCGGCCTGACCGTCATGTCCGAGGTGGCGATCCGCCGGCTGTGCGCCGGGGGGCCGCGCCGCCGGCTCGTCGTCGGTCTGGCCGGCCTGACGCTCTACCTGCTGGCGGCGGTGGTCATGTGGGCCCTGACCCGCTCGCCGTGGCTGCTCGGCGCGCTGATCGTGCTGTCCCTGCTGGTCGTCGCGATGACCTCGATGACCCAGGCCGACATCGCTTTCGTGATGAGCGTGATCGCGCTGCTCGGGGTCACCCCGCTGCCCGCCGACCTGCCGGCCCAGGCCCAGCCGCAGCGGGACGGTCAGCGGCTGCTGGTCGCCCTCGGCGACTCGTACATGTCCGGCGAGGGCGCCTCGATCTACTACCGTGGCACCGACGAGGGCGGCGGCAACCAGTGCCGGCGCTCCCCCACCGCATGGTCGGTGATGGCCGGGCAGCAGCGCCCCTTCGGGCGCGTGGAGTTCCTCGCCTGTTCCGGCGCCCGGACCGTTAATGTTCAGACCACGACCCTTCCCGTACGGCCCGGGGCACCCGCTCCCGCACCGCAGACCGGCGAGAGCGGCACGCAGCTGGACCGCTACCTGGCGGACTACGGTGCCGGCTACACACCGAGCCTGGTGGTGGCCGGGATCGGCGGCAACGACGCGGGTTTCTCCACGGTCGGCTTGATGTGCCTGGCCCCGGGCAACTGCGACGACCAGTCCCGGCTGTGGACCGACGCCCTGTCCCAGGTGCAGGCCGCGCTGCGCGACACCTATCGGCAGCTCGACCAGCTCTTTCCCCGTACGCCGGTGGTCGTGGTGCCGTACCCGGATCCGATCGACCTGGCCGGGCGCTGCGACGACGTCTCCCTGACCCCGCGGGAGCGGCTGTTCCTGCACCAGTTCGTGACCGGCGGACTCAACCGGATCATCGCGCAGACCGCCAACGAGTTCGGGTTCTACTACCTCGGGGGCATGCAATCGGCGCTGGCCGACGCGCATCTGCAGCTGTGCGACCCGCGCAACGAGGGCCGCCCCGGGCTCAACTTCATCGGCATCCGGTCCGTGCGGGGCGTCGCCGAGCAGCGGTTCAACCCGAAGAACTGGTCGCACAGCAGCCTGCACCCCAACGAGCGCGGGCACGCGGCGATGCTGCGCGCGTTCGAGACGTGGCTGCCGCAGGAGCTGAGCACGCTGCGTCCGAGATTGACCGCGTTCCCGGCGGCCGATGCGGTGACCCAGGCCGCGGTCGCGCCGGTCGATCCCCCCTGCGACGTGCTCGACACCAGCCCGGCGGGCTGCCGGCCGCGGGGCATGCAGTGGGCCAAGCGGCAGATCCGGGCCATGGTGCTGACCGAGGGCTGGCTGGGAGTGATCGCCTTGGCCGGCATCTGGTTCGCCGCCGTCGGGTTCTTCGGCGACCGCCGTCAGCACCATGCGAACCGGTCCGGTTGA
- a CDS encoding APC family permease translates to MARKDMSEPDIVSTALARNRLGVPSVVFFGVAGAAPLTVIIGSITTIYAVVGNTAVPVVYLVVAGILSIFTVGFVAMSRHIVNSGAFYSYISHGLGRIPGVGAAFVALPAYSLMQIGLFGLFGVVTSGVLAALGFTVGWFTCAIVAWLLVAVLGLLWVDLSGKVLAVLLVAEIAIVLIYDAVMVANPATGSVDFSTLNPVQVFTPEVAAMMVLAIAGFVGFEATVVLSEEAKDPKKTIARATHIAVILAGLLCGVSAWAMSVGAGPRTIVASARTDETDLVFNLVSPHVPEALINIGYLLFMTSIFAALLAFHAAVSRYQFALGREGVLGRAWGYTHPRTGAPIVGSITQSTLALVVLVIYRLTGADPLVHLFAWLTVVGGLGVLILMWSASAAVVMFFARHRHQENTWRGKVAPIVAFVLLSIILVATVIGLGDLLQVESGSMFHWLFPTGYAVFAIAGFLWALYMRSRRPDVYAAIGRGADGRSIADATSRPRKGGSAQPEPLSARAMLAAGREMQQQQAPWGAPDRDLAPPLPAQPWGPEADTRQYPDADTRHYPDTTGFPPRQGQPPMPPQQPMPGQPPAPGQSAMAGPQPMPVRPAGRGQFPEPRPFRDSEQFTQPEPGQYGSGQYRSEQYGSEQYGSEQYGPAAGAVPGQYGRAATPFPPAEFPMPSQWNGPDEDTRPQQQVAPQWEAPPEPSRWETPPEPSRWK, encoded by the coding sequence ATGGCGCGTAAGGACATGTCCGAGCCGGACATCGTCTCCACCGCACTGGCACGCAACCGGCTCGGCGTTCCTTCGGTGGTCTTCTTCGGGGTGGCGGGTGCTGCCCCGCTGACCGTCATCATCGGCTCGATCACCACGATCTACGCCGTGGTCGGCAACACCGCCGTCCCGGTCGTGTACCTGGTCGTCGCCGGCATCCTCTCGATCTTCACGGTCGGGTTCGTCGCGATGAGCCGGCACATCGTCAACTCCGGGGCGTTCTACTCGTACATCTCGCACGGTCTGGGGCGGATACCCGGCGTCGGCGCGGCCTTTGTGGCGCTGCCCGCGTACTCGTTGATGCAGATCGGTCTGTTCGGTCTGTTCGGCGTGGTGACCTCCGGGGTGCTGGCGGCGCTCGGGTTCACGGTTGGCTGGTTCACCTGCGCGATCGTGGCCTGGCTGCTGGTCGCCGTGCTCGGCCTGCTGTGGGTGGACCTGAGCGGCAAGGTGCTGGCCGTGCTGCTGGTGGCCGAGATCGCGATCGTGCTGATCTACGACGCCGTGATGGTGGCCAACCCGGCCACCGGCTCGGTCGACTTCTCCACCCTCAACCCGGTGCAGGTGTTCACGCCCGAGGTCGCCGCGATGATGGTGCTGGCGATCGCCGGCTTCGTCGGGTTCGAGGCCACGGTGGTGCTCTCCGAGGAGGCGAAGGACCCCAAGAAGACGATCGCCCGGGCCACCCACATCGCCGTCATCCTGGCAGGCCTGCTCTGCGGTGTCTCGGCCTGGGCCATGTCGGTCGGTGCCGGCCCGCGCACGATCGTGGCCAGCGCGAGGACCGACGAGACCGACCTGGTGTTCAACCTGGTCAGCCCGCACGTGCCCGAGGCGCTCATCAACATCGGCTATCTGCTGTTCATGACGAGCATCTTCGCGGCGCTGCTGGCCTTCCACGCGGCGGTGTCGCGCTACCAGTTCGCCCTGGGCCGCGAGGGCGTGCTCGGCCGGGCCTGGGGCTACACCCACCCGCGCACCGGCGCACCCATCGTCGGTTCGATCACCCAGAGCACGCTGGCCCTCGTGGTGCTGGTCATCTACCGGTTGACCGGTGCCGATCCGCTGGTCCACCTGTTCGCCTGGCTGACCGTGGTCGGCGGCCTGGGCGTGCTCATCCTGATGTGGAGCGCGTCGGCGGCCGTGGTGATGTTCTTCGCCCGGCACCGCCATCAGGAGAACACCTGGCGCGGCAAGGTCGCCCCCATCGTGGCGTTCGTGCTGCTCAGCATCATCCTGGTGGCCACCGTCATCGGCCTCGGCGATCTGTTGCAGGTCGAGTCCGGGTCGATGTTCCACTGGCTGTTCCCGACCGGGTATGCGGTGTTCGCCATCGCCGGGTTCCTGTGGGCGCTCTACATGCGGTCGCGCCGGCCCGACGTCTACGCGGCGATCGGCCGCGGCGCGGACGGGCGGTCCATCGCCGACGCGACGAGCCGGCCCCGCAAGGGTGGCAGCGCGCAACCGGAACCGCTGAGTGCCCGCGCGATGCTCGCCGCCGGTCGCGAGATGCAGCAACAGCAGGCACCCTGGGGTGCGCCGGACCGCGACCTGGCACCACCGTTGCCGGCCCAGCCGTGGGGCCCGGAGGCCGACACCCGGCAGTATCCCGACGCCGACACCCGGCACTACCCGGACACCACCGGGTTCCCGCCGCGACAGGGCCAGCCGCCCATGCCGCCCCAGCAACCCATGCCGGGCCAGCCGCCGGCGCCGGGGCAGTCCGCGATGGCCGGTCCGCAGCCGATGCCGGTGCGGCCCGCCGGCCGGGGTCAGTTCCCCGAACCGCGCCCCTTCCGCGACTCCGAGCAGTTCACCCAGCCCGAGCCGGGCCAGTACGGATCCGGCCAGTACCGATCCGAGCAGTACGGATCCGAGCAGTACGGATCTGAGCAGTACGGGCCGGCGGCCGGCGCGGTGCCGGGGCAGTACGGCCGGGCGGCCACGCCGTTCCCGCCGGCGGAATTCCCGATGCCGTCGCAGTGGAACGGCCCGGACGAGGACACGCGACCGCAGCAACAGGTCGCGCCGCAGTGGGAAGCGCCGCCGGAACCGTCGCGCTGGGAGACCCCACCGGAACCATCCCGCTGGAAGTGA
- a CDS encoding GPP34 family phosphoprotein: MLADQFFLIAHEDRTGRSRLHPRATGLGLAAALLGELLLEGRLRIYDGDVQIESRQPPRDSLSHSVLELLVAQPQHRDLRTWLAYLSQDAAERVGERLMRSGAVESVTRRRMLSVQTFYMPNNEAQRNAAAWAPMRLANIMVRGLDMSTSDRLLAGLVVATGLTRFVLWDFEVHRQALTQLPTAIGTLPEDFRQLIEHTEASVGSVLAVGRR; encoded by the coding sequence GTGCTGGCTGACCAGTTCTTCCTGATCGCACACGAGGACCGGACCGGCCGGTCCCGTCTGCACCCCCGGGCCACTGGCTTGGGGCTTGCCGCCGCTCTGCTGGGCGAGCTGCTGCTCGAGGGGCGGCTGCGCATATATGACGGTGACGTGCAGATCGAGAGTCGTCAACCACCCAGGGACTCCCTGTCGCATTCTGTACTCGAGTTGCTCGTCGCCCAGCCGCAGCACCGCGATCTGCGAACCTGGCTCGCTTATCTGTCGCAGGACGCGGCGGAGCGGGTGGGGGAGCGGCTGATGCGCTCGGGCGCGGTGGAATCGGTGACGAGGCGCCGCATGCTCAGTGTGCAGACCTTCTACATGCCCAACAACGAGGCACAGCGCAATGCGGCGGCGTGGGCGCCCATGCGGCTGGCCAACATCATGGTCCGCGGTCTCGACATGTCGACCAGCGACCGCCTGCTCGCCGGGCTCGTCGTCGCCACCGGTCTCACCCGGTTCGTGCTGTGGGACTTCGAGGTCCACCGCCAGGCCCTCACCCAGCTGCCGACCGCCATCGGCACGCTGCCCGAGGACTTCCGCCAGCTCATCGAGCACACCGAGGCCTCCGTGGGTTCGGTTCTCGCAGTCGGGAGGCGGTGA
- a CDS encoding helix-turn-helix transcriptional regulator, which translates to MSADEGPTLRRRRLGTELKRCRERAGLTQENVSRHFEWHAAKVTRIETARVAVTPRDVRDLLTLYGVDDEQYREALLELARSSKQKTWWTDYRDIMRPGNYVGLEAEASSLRAWEPIIVPGLLQTEEYIRALMRTGRAWDPPALMDRRVALRLKRQSRLTGANPLQLSAIIDESVVRRSVGGDDVMDDQLRHLIEMAKLPNVTLQILPFDAGEHQFLGGSAALLEFRETTHLDVVYLEGLAGDLYEEQHSEVARYRAEFERLSTRALDTRMTLKMIESLLRA; encoded by the coding sequence GTGTCTGCAGACGAGGGTCCTACGCTGCGCCGACGCCGTTTGGGCACGGAGCTGAAACGGTGCCGCGAGCGAGCCGGGCTGACCCAGGAAAACGTCTCACGGCACTTCGAATGGCATGCCGCCAAGGTCACCCGGATCGAGACCGCCCGGGTTGCCGTGACGCCCCGTGACGTGCGCGACCTGCTGACCCTGTACGGCGTGGACGACGAGCAGTATCGCGAAGCGTTACTGGAGCTCGCCCGCTCGTCCAAGCAGAAGACCTGGTGGACCGACTACCGCGACATCATGCGGCCGGGCAACTACGTCGGTCTCGAGGCGGAGGCGTCGTCGCTGCGGGCCTGGGAACCCATCATCGTGCCCGGTTTGCTGCAGACCGAGGAATATATCCGGGCGTTGATGCGGACCGGGCGCGCCTGGGACCCGCCGGCGCTGATGGATCGGCGCGTCGCGCTGCGCCTCAAGCGGCAGAGCCGGCTGACCGGGGCCAACCCGTTGCAGCTGTCGGCGATCATCGACGAATCCGTGGTGCGACGCTCCGTGGGCGGCGACGACGTGATGGACGATCAACTTCGTCATCTCATCGAGATGGCTAAATTACCCAACGTGACATTGCAGATCCTGCCGTTCGATGCCGGCGAACATCAGTTCCTGGGTGGCTCAGCAGCCCTTTTGGAGTTCCGCGAGACCACTCATTTGGATGTAGTTTACTTGGAGGGACTTGCGGGCGACCTCTACGAAGAGCAACATTCAGAGGTCGCTCGTTACCGTGCGGAGTTCGAGCGACTGAGCACAAGGGCACTGGACACCCGGATGACCCTTAAGATGATCGAAAGCCTCCTACGCGCGTAG
- a CDS encoding DUF397 domain-containing protein codes for MPAHHLNAAVWKKSSRSNGNGGNNCVEVAILDTAVAVRDSKNPSGPALIFNPAHWTEFVNSVQSGEFDINR; via the coding sequence ATGCCAGCGCACCATCTCAACGCTGCCGTCTGGAAGAAAAGCAGTCGGAGCAACGGGAACGGCGGCAACAACTGTGTCGAGGTCGCCATCCTCGACACAGCCGTTGCCGTTCGTGACAGCAAGAACCCTTCGGGTCCCGCTCTCATCTTCAACCCGGCGCATTGGACCGAGTTCGTGAACTCGGTCCAGAGCGGCGAGTTTGATATCAACCGCTGA
- a CDS encoding type III PLP-dependent enzyme — MRLSSAIVATPAPVRQVHPGPVLEMSATRIVAALEGFRAAFPGVRPFYATKCNTHPGVLSTLHGAGSGFEVASVQEIDLLTEAGVQPYDMLFSNPVRAREQTARAAAAGVYRFSVDSFEEVRRVAEEAPGSCVYARLSSGPEDSVVPSEGKFGVDVPQAVSLLVQARELGLTPYGITFHMGSQSLDPAALRRPLHDVAAVLERLLQVGIRLQMVDIGGGFPARYDEPVPPLAEFGRAAAEGLALLPYPVEVFAEPGRALVAEAGTFRCRVIGVAERPSGWWAHTDLGVFHGLMEVLESGGNLRYPIHDTRRARLRRAFHLTGPTCDSQDTFARDVLLSADLREGDELLVGSAGAYTSVYASRFNGFAPPRVVMI, encoded by the coding sequence TTGCGCCTGTCATCCGCCATCGTCGCCACACCTGCACCGGTGCGCCAGGTCCACCCCGGGCCCGTCCTGGAGATGAGCGCCACCCGCATCGTCGCGGCCCTGGAGGGCTTCCGGGCCGCCTTCCCGGGCGTCCGGCCGTTCTATGCGACCAAGTGCAACACCCACCCCGGCGTGCTCAGCACCCTGCACGGTGCCGGGTCCGGCTTCGAAGTCGCCTCCGTGCAGGAGATCGACCTGCTGACCGAGGCCGGCGTGCAGCCGTACGACATGCTGTTCAGCAACCCGGTCCGGGCCCGCGAGCAGACCGCCCGAGCCGCCGCGGCCGGGGTCTACCGGTTCAGCGTCGACTCCTTCGAGGAGGTCCGGCGGGTGGCCGAGGAGGCGCCCGGGTCCTGCGTGTACGCCCGCCTGAGCAGCGGCCCCGAGGACAGCGTGGTGCCCAGCGAGGGCAAGTTCGGGGTGGACGTCCCGCAGGCGGTGAGCCTGCTGGTGCAGGCCCGCGAGCTGGGGCTGACACCGTACGGGATCACCTTCCACATGGGGTCGCAGTCGCTGGACCCCGCGGCACTGCGCCGGCCGTTGCACGACGTCGCGGCCGTGCTGGAACGCCTGCTGCAGGTCGGCATCCGGCTGCAGATGGTGGACATCGGCGGTGGCTTCCCGGCCCGCTACGACGAACCGGTGCCCCCGCTTGCCGAGTTCGGGCGCGCCGCCGCGGAAGGCCTCGCGCTCCTGCCGTACCCGGTGGAGGTCTTCGCCGAACCGGGACGGGCGCTGGTCGCCGAGGCCGGGACGTTCCGGTGCCGGGTGATCGGCGTGGCCGAGCGGCCGTCGGGCTGGTGGGCGCACACCGACCTGGGGGTGTTCCACGGGTTGATGGAGGTGCTGGAGTCCGGCGGCAACCTGCGCTACCCGATCCACGACACCCGCCGGGCACGGCTGCGCCGGGCGTTCCACCTGACCGGGCCGACCTGCGACAGCCAGGACACGTTCGCCCGCGACGTGCTGCTCTCGGCCGACCTGCGCGAGGGTGACGAGCTGCTGGTCGGCTCGGCGGGGGCCTACACCAGCGTGTACGCCTCGCGGTTCAACGGCTTCGCACCGCCGCGGGTGGTGATGATCTAA
- a CDS encoding DUF5709 domain-containing protein, giving the protein MTDRDDEWDAVEDDGVLDSSDTLDDDRVGDPLDVGYEPADAYAGADRFGTTAAEARRGESLDDLLAEEEPDVDPYADADGDDEDELIRRGDDAEPRAGRLVADDEGLGPDEEADSIAYDVGIDSGAAGAEEAAMHVVDDPDGPGAGPLR; this is encoded by the coding sequence ATGACGGACCGGGATGACGAGTGGGACGCCGTCGAGGACGACGGGGTGCTCGACTCGTCCGATACCCTCGACGACGACCGCGTGGGTGACCCGCTCGACGTGGGCTACGAGCCGGCCGACGCCTACGCGGGCGCCGACCGTTTCGGCACCACGGCCGCCGAGGCCCGCCGCGGCGAGTCGCTGGACGACCTGCTGGCCGAGGAGGAGCCGGACGTCGACCCGTACGCCGATGCCGACGGGGACGACGAGGACGAGCTGATCCGCCGGGGCGACGACGCCGAGCCGCGCGCGGGCCGGCTGGTGGCCGACGACGAGGGTCTCGGTCCCGACGAGGAGGCCGACTCGATCGCGTACGACGTGGGCATCGACTCCGGGGCGGCAGGCGCCGAGGAGGCCGCGATGCACGTGGTGGACGACCCCGACGGACCGGGCGCGGGCCCCCTGCGGTAA
- a CDS encoding ABC transporter substrate-binding protein, with the protein MRRVIAAVVVLVTTVAAAGCSGSPAPRRHVDRVSLGVIPIVDVAPAYLGKAKGFFTERGIELTLVPEQGGAAIVQGVLKGKYPFGFSNATSLMAAQAAGSPVKAIATGVASTGRAGRDFSAVVVRDGSAIHSARDLAGRRIAVNALKSLGDTTVRQSVRKAGGNADHLRFEAMPFAAMPAALQAGTVDAAWVVEPQLSEALTQGSQVVASNYVDTAPDLTVALYFTGTALIGRDADLVARFRAAIEESLTYATAHPDEVRDIIGTYTPISDVVRTAMILPSWPHDINRASLDELATLGDEDGIFSKPPQLDELLP; encoded by the coding sequence ATGCGACGGGTCATCGCCGCAGTGGTGGTGCTGGTGACGACGGTGGCGGCTGCGGGGTGCTCGGGCAGTCCCGCACCGCGCCGGCACGTCGACCGGGTCAGCCTGGGCGTCATCCCGATCGTGGACGTCGCGCCGGCCTATCTGGGCAAGGCCAAGGGATTCTTCACCGAGCGCGGCATCGAGCTGACCCTGGTGCCCGAGCAGGGTGGTGCGGCGATCGTGCAGGGTGTCCTCAAGGGCAAGTACCCGTTCGGGTTCAGCAACGCGACCTCGCTGATGGCGGCGCAGGCGGCCGGGTCACCGGTCAAGGCGATCGCGACCGGGGTGGCGTCGACCGGGCGGGCCGGGCGCGACTTCTCGGCGGTGGTGGTGCGCGACGGCAGTGCGATCCATTCGGCGCGGGATCTGGCCGGCCGGCGGATCGCCGTCAACGCGCTGAAAAGCCTGGGCGACACGACCGTCCGGCAGTCGGTGCGCAAGGCCGGCGGGAACGCCGACCACCTGCGGTTCGAGGCGATGCCGTTCGCGGCGATGCCGGCCGCGTTGCAGGCCGGCACGGTGGATGCGGCGTGGGTGGTGGAGCCGCAGCTGTCCGAGGCGCTCACCCAGGGGTCGCAGGTGGTGGCGTCCAACTACGTCGACACGGCGCCGGATCTGACGGTCGCGCTCTACTTCACCGGTACGGCGCTGATCGGGCGGGACGCCGATCTGGTCGCACGGTTCCGGGCGGCGATCGAGGAGTCGCTGACGTACGCCACGGCGCATCCGGACGAGGTGCGGGACATCATCGGCACCTACACCCCGATCTCGGACGTGGTGCGCACGGCGATGATCCTGCCGTCGTGGCCGCACGACATCAACCGGGCCTCGCTGGACGAGCTGGCCACCCTCGGCGACGAGGACGGGATCTTCAGCAAGCCCCCGCAGCTGGACGAGCTGCTGCCCTGA
- a CDS encoding MarR family winged helix-turn-helix transcriptional regulator — protein sequence MDEPRWLNDDELGAWRALASLIFKLPSALDAQLLRDNNLTLFDYMVLSGLSMHDGHTLRLSELASFVSGSLSRLSNVVKRLEQRGLLRREPDPENARYTTAVLTDAGMALVVRAAPGHVDAVRRYVIDGLNAEQITVLRQVACHVARRVDTGCAPALAAEHLVAGQ from the coding sequence ATGGACGAACCGCGGTGGCTGAACGACGACGAGCTCGGGGCCTGGCGGGCCCTGGCCAGTCTGATCTTCAAGCTGCCCAGCGCGCTCGACGCCCAGCTGCTGCGCGACAACAACCTCACGCTGTTCGACTACATGGTGCTCAGCGGGCTCTCCATGCACGACGGGCACACCCTGCGGCTCAGCGAGCTGGCCTCGTTCGTGAGCGGGTCACTGTCCCGGCTGTCGAACGTCGTCAAGCGGCTCGAACAGCGCGGACTGCTGCGCCGCGAGCCCGACCCGGAGAACGCCCGCTACACCACCGCCGTGCTCACCGATGCCGGGATGGCGCTGGTGGTGCGGGCCGCGCCGGGGCACGTCGACGCGGTGCGCCGCTACGTCATCGACGGGCTGAACGCCGAGCAGATCACGGTGCTGCGCCAGGTCGCCTGTCACGTCGCCCGGCGCGTCGACACCGGCTGCGCACCCGCCCTGGCCGCCGAGCACCTCGTCGCGGGCCAGTAG
- a CDS encoding FMN-dependent NADH-azoreductase, translated as MTLFRLDASIRTEGSASREIADIVEQEWLAAHPGDTIERRHIGVEVLPADAWGSAVTAGFTPEAERTPAQREAVALAATLVDELLAADAILFAVPLYNYGVSQHFKTYIDLVATDPRAFGQQFLAGKKAVLATVRGGAYGAGTPREGWDHSTPFLRRIIADSWGADLTIVEREFTLVGVNPALDDFKDMAAQLHEGALQSAREAGKALGAL; from the coding sequence ATGACCCTGTTCCGCCTCGATGCCAGCATCCGCACGGAGGGCTCGGCCAGCCGCGAGATCGCCGACATCGTCGAGCAGGAGTGGCTCGCGGCCCACCCCGGCGACACCATCGAGCGCCGGCACATCGGCGTCGAGGTGCTGCCCGCCGACGCCTGGGGCAGCGCCGTGACGGCCGGGTTCACCCCCGAGGCCGAGCGCACCCCGGCGCAGCGGGAGGCTGTCGCGCTGGCCGCCACCCTGGTCGACGAGCTGCTGGCGGCCGACGCCATCCTGTTCGCCGTGCCGCTGTACAACTACGGCGTCTCGCAGCACTTCAAGACCTACATCGACCTGGTCGCCACCGACCCGCGGGCGTTCGGCCAGCAGTTCCTGGCGGGCAAGAAGGCCGTGCTGGCCACGGTGCGCGGTGGCGCCTACGGTGCCGGCACCCCGCGCGAGGGCTGGGACCACTCGACGCCGTTCCTGCGCCGCATCATCGCCGACTCGTGGGGCGCCGACCTGACCATCGTCGAACGCGAGTTCACCCTGGTCGGGGTGAACCCGGCGCTGGACGACTTCAAGGACATGGCCGCGCAGCTGCACGAGGGCGCGCTGCAGTCGGCCCGCGAGGCCGGCAAGGCGCTCGGCGCACTCTGA
- a CDS encoding ABC transporter ATP-binding protein, which translates to MHQAAIELAGVHKEYRSHGETVQAVRPTDLTVAAGEFFSLLGPSGCGKTTTMRMIAGFEDPTGGTVFLDGRDVTGVAPHKRDVNMVFQSYALFPHLTAYQNVAFGLERKKVARPEIRRRVGEMLEIVSLGGLERRTPRQLSGGQQQRVALARALVNGPRALLLDEPLGALDLKLRQQMQLELKRIQREVGITFVYVTHDQGEALTMSDRIAVMQAGRIEQLGSPRAIYERPATRFVAGFIGTSNLLDGTVERVDDGIARLASGTGERVLVPVPATVTAGTALEISVRPEKIDLTLEPPPADGASMLSAVVIDVVYHGTSTNYTVRTSTGAALVVFDQNAASAEDLARPGDRVHLTWQPQHSYPIGVSS; encoded by the coding sequence ATGCACCAGGCCGCGATCGAACTCGCCGGCGTCCACAAGGAGTACCGGTCCCACGGTGAGACGGTGCAGGCCGTGCGCCCCACCGACCTGACCGTCGCAGCGGGCGAGTTCTTCTCGTTGCTGGGCCCCTCCGGCTGTGGCAAGACCACCACCATGCGGATGATCGCCGGGTTCGAGGACCCGACCGGCGGCACCGTGTTCCTCGACGGGCGCGACGTCACCGGGGTCGCCCCGCACAAGCGCGACGTCAACATGGTGTTCCAGTCCTATGCGCTCTTCCCGCACCTCACGGCGTACCAGAATGTGGCTTTCGGCTTGGAGCGCAAGAAAGTCGCCCGGCCGGAGATCCGCCGGCGGGTCGGCGAGATGCTGGAGATCGTGTCGCTGGGCGGCCTGGAACGGCGCACGCCGCGTCAGTTGTCCGGCGGTCAGCAGCAGCGGGTCGCACTGGCCCGGGCGCTGGTCAACGGGCCGCGGGCGCTGCTGCTCGACGAACCGCTCGGCGCGCTCGACCTCAAGCTGCGCCAGCAGATGCAGCTGGAGCTCAAGCGCATCCAACGCGAGGTGGGCATCACCTTCGTCTACGTCACCCACGACCAGGGCGAGGCGCTGACCATGTCCGACCGGATCGCTGTCATGCAGGCCGGCCGGATCGAGCAGCTGGGCAGCCCGCGGGCGATCTACGAGCGGCCCGCCACCCGGTTCGTGGCCGGCTTCATCGGTACGTCCAACCTGCTGGACGGCACGGTCGAGCGGGTCGACGACGGCATCGCCCGGCTCGCGTCCGGGACCGGCGAGCGGGTGCTGGTCCCGGTCCCGGCGACGGTCACCGCGGGCACGGCCCTGGAGATCTCGGTACGCCCGGAGAAGATCGACCTCACCCTCGAACCGCCCCCGGCCGACGGCGCCAGCATGCTGTCCGCGGTCGTGATCGACGTCGTCTACCACGGCACCTCGACGAACTACACGGTCCGGACGTCGACCGGCGCCGCGCTGGTGGTGTTCGACCAGAACGCCGCGTCGGCCGAGGACCTGGCCCGACCGGGCGATCGGGTCCATCTGACCTGGCAGCCGCAGCACTCCTACCCGATCGGAGTCAGCTCATGA